A segment of the Bacteriovorax sp. PP10 genome:
AGAAATCTCATCTATTTTAAGTCAGCAATAAATAAACTCCCTCTTGTTGATTAAAATTATCAGCAAGAGGGATATTTGATAGTTACTTGCATTTTCATCATCTTATCTAGATAAAATCTAACCAAATCCCATTTTCCATTGGACCTGGAACCTTAAAAAAATGCTATAATAAACCTATGGCGCTTATACGAGTGCTATAAAAGGAATTTATTATGAGTGAGAGCTGTTCACACGATCACGGAGTTGGTCACCACGATCACAATCACACTATCGAGTATGATCCAAAAAATACCGCCTTCAAACGCGTCCTTTGGATTTCACTTATTCTAAACTTCGGAATGTTTTTCGTTGAACTTATTTACGGAGTTCTTTCCGGCTCATTATCACTTCGCGCTGATGCCATCGATTTTTTAGGTGATGGAACAAATTATTTCGTCACACTTTTTATTTTAAACTCGGCCATTCAAACGAAAGCAAAAGTCTCATTAGCTAAGGCCTTTTTTATGATTGGTTTCGGAGCATGGATTTTGGTTGAAGCGACAATGAGATTTTTTTCTCATCAAGTCCCCGAATCATCCATCATGAGCTGGGTAGGATTTGCAGCTCTTTTAGTAAATGCTTTTTGTGTTCTTTTATTATACAAATTTAAAGACGGCGACAGTAACATGCAGTCCATCTGGTTGTGCTCTAGAAACGATGCTATCGGGAACGTGGCCGTTATTGGGGCCGCGGGAATGGTCTACTGGCTTGGAACTCAATGGCCCGATTTAGTGGTCGCTATATTTATGGCCGGTTTAGCTGTGCACTCAGGTTTTCAAATCATCCGCTCAGCTAGGAATGAATTGACTCATGGCCACCACACAGGTAAACCAAAGCTCAAAGAACATAAGCATGGTGCCAGCTGTAACCATGATCATTAAAGACTAGAGTGTATGGTAAAAAAACTTCATCAATCAGGCCTGAAGCTAACAGGTATTGCTCCTAATATTCTTCTTACTCACGTTATCAATACGGCACCTTTTTTATTTGCCGGTGAATTGGATACGAGCGGACCAGAGCGCGAGTTTTTAGCAAAACTCGTGTTCTACAAAAAGAATTTAAACGCTCTAAAAAATATCGACCTGACAGAATACTTTCATATTTGTATGGCCGCTCATTGGACGACAGCAGGAACATTTGTTCCAACTGACGTCGACAACCAAATCCGTGAAGGACTTTGGAAACACTCTGATATCAAAAAAAATATCGAAAGAATGGCGAAACTTACGATCGCTTCATGGACTTGGGATTACGAACAAGTCACAAATAGAAAATCATACAACCCTGAGCGCGGACAAGTGATGAGTACGCACGAAGGAACATGGTTGTCTGTGGCCATCGGTGCCTATAATGCTTTGATGAAGAATAAACTTTTTGATCTGGCAAAAGATGTGGCCGACGTTATTCTTGCTGAAGCTGATAAAGAAGAAAAACTTTTATTAGAGCTTCAGGAAAAAAGAGATCACGTAAATTTTCTTAGATCGTCAGCTCTAATGGCCCACAACTTCGGCGACCTTGATCGAGTGATTGATCAATGGGAAATGCCGGAAGACGATGCTTTTAGAAAACGCATTTATAAGTTAGGCCATAAACTTAACGACGCTCAAAACCCAATTCTTGTTTTCACCGGACAAGTTAATAAAGCATTCTGTTCAGTTGAAAACCACCGTCACATGTCGATGAGACAACCAAAATGTCTTCGTCGTTCAAATAAATTTTTAATTCCAGTTGGACCATTCATGGACAAGTGGGGAAGAGATTTAGGAGAGTCCAAGAATCTCACGTTAGATGAGAAAGGCGAGATCATTGCGGCCTTCGTAGAAGGTTTTAAACGCCAGGATACAGCACTTGGGTATGTTCGTGCTTATCATGGATTGTTGAGTAAATTACCTAATGGACTTGAATCTCTTGAGCAGAATCTTTCATACGATTTCGTACAAGAATTAAAAACATCAAAGTTTGGTGAGCTCGCAAAAATTTCTGAAGAAGAGATGATAGCGGATTACAAAAAACGTTTGGATGACTTCATTTGTCCAGTAACCAATATGAAATTCTAATGGAGTCGCATTTGCATTAATCTTATTGATTGCCTGAAAAAAGTTTTTTCGGGGCAAGAAAGGAGATTTGTATGTCACTCAAAGCGTGGTCCAGTTCACTAACTCCCGGTAGAGCAGTACCAGAAAATTATATTTTTAATGGTATGGGATGCTCGGGAAAAAATATTTCACCTCCCATTGAATGGAAAGATGCCCCTGCAGACACCAGAAGTTTTGCAGTCACTGTCTTTGATCCAGATGCCCCTCAAGCTGGGGGATGGTGGCATTGGGCAGTCGTGAATATCCCTCCTGAAGTCCATCTATTACCTGAAGGCGCTTCAACTAACGACGCTCTTCCAGAGGGCGCAGTCGAAGTTGAAACTGATTTCGGAATAAAACATTACGGTGGCCCTTGCCCGCCAAAAGGAGATCGTCCACACCATTACATTTTTACGGTGTACGCTCTGAAAAATAGACAAGTGCCAGTCACGCCCCATTCGACGCCCGCTAGCATTAAAAAGCTCCTTGAGCAGGATTATTTAGATAAAGCGAGCTTTACAGTTGAGTATGGCCGAAAGTGAGATGTGAAATTGATGATTTACGTTTTTATAAGCGATTGAAGCTTACACCTGATTCTGGTAAAGTAGACCTATGAGTTATAAAGCTTTAATCCATTTTCAAATCTCTTCTCGCAAAACGATCGCACTATAAGTTCGACTGGGCCTTATTAACCTCAGTCACCCCATACATTGAATCTCTCTTAACCCCTAACAACAGGAAGTCCGTATGTACGACGATGTGATTTTACTCACAGAGCGCGACTACTTAAGAATTAGACACATTCTTAGTACTCAAAACTCTGATGATTTCGAAAACTTAGAAATTGAAATTGAACGCGCAAAAATTATTGAAGAAAAGGAAATTCCTTCGGACTTAGTTCGAATGAATACGACTGTAAGATTCATGACTCTTCAAGATGAAAAAGAAATGAAGCTCACGCTGGTTTTTCCAGAGGACGCAAATTTCTCTGAAGGAAAAATTTCTATTCTTGCTCCACTAGGATCAGCATTGATTGGTCTGCGAGTGAACCAGGAAATTAACTGGATGTTTCCGGATGGAAAAACGAAAACGATTAAAATTTTAGAAGTTCTCTAAAATGATTTTGCCAGACTTGGAGAGGACTCTGAGTCTGGCGGATTTGTTCCTATGCTTATCAATACTTGATTTCACTTCCCCAATCATATTAATAATAAGAAGAGATTAGATTCCTCCTTGTTTTGTTTATCTTTGCAATTTTACATGGAAATAGCGTTGATTGATAAATACGTCAAAATGACGTATAATGAGGAAGTCCTGTGTATAAAGTTGATTTTACTTTAGTTGATAAAGATCTTTCGAGGTTGCCAAAATATATAAGAGACAAAGCTTATGAGTGGGCAGGCTCTGTTGAGTATGCAGGTTTGGAAGAGATGAGAAAGAAGCCTGGGCTTCATGATGAACCCTTAAAGGGAAGATTGGCAGGACTAAGATCAGTGAGATTAAATCGTGCCTATAGACTTATTTATAAATTAGAAAAAGAAGCTATCATCCACGTTATTGTTATTGAGGTAAATAAACATGAATACTAAATCAACTACCAGATTCGGAATCAAAAATTTTGAAGCTAAGTTTGGTAAATTAACAATCGCCAGAATGTTAGAGGCACACCGCCTGGCAGATGAAATATCATTAAAGGATATGGCCAAAAAATTAGGAATGTCTCCTTCGAGTCTTTGCGATTTAGAAAAAGGTAGACGAATTCCAACACCCAAGAGGGCAGCAGCTTTAGCTAAAAAATTAGGAGTATCGGAAAAATTTTGGATTCAAACTTCCCTGCAAGACCAATTAGACAAGCAGGGATTCGATTTGAAAGTATCAGTAGCTTAAATTAATAAACGAAATTCTTATGAATATACTCAACAGTCTTCTTCACATTTTCTTCAGGAGTCTGTTGAAGCACCCCATGCCCAAGACCACAAATCCAACGATCAAGATTTTTAAGATCTTTAAGCGGTTCCCAGAATTGAGCAAGTTTTTGCTCAACTAGAGGCCATTCATAGTGAAGGTAGCTCGGATCAAAGTTCCCTTGAATCATGTAATCGTTCCCAAGCGTCTTTAGCGCTGTCGGAAGCGACATTCTCCAGTCAATCCCAAGCACATCAATATTCTTATCTTCAATCGACTGAAGGTAATCAAGGTGAGTTAACTTAGAGTAGTAAACAACTTTCTTAGTTGGATGACGTTTCTTAAATTCCGCCGTCACTTTACGAAGCACTGGAAGAATAAATTCTTTAAAGTCGGGAAGAGTTAATTCCCCAACTGCTGTATCAAATAAACAAACAGCGTCCGCTCCACCTTCAGCTTGAAGAGACATCTCTTCAATCAGGTTTGTGAATAATAATTCACAGAACCCTTGCCAGCGTCCATCGTAGAATCCTTTTTTAGAACTCGTTAAGTTCCCAGCATGAGATCCTTCAACAGCGTATGTATAAAGAGTCCATGGTGCTCCAACAAAACCTAGTAGAGATTTAGTTTGCGGAAGAGCAGCACGAAGAAGCACAGTCGCTTCTTTTTGAAAGTTAAAATAGTTTCTCGGTTCAGCTAGAAGCTTACAGTTTTTTAAATCAGCAATCGATTCAAGTTTAAACTTCAAAATCGGGCCTGGATTATAAGTTAACCCCAGTCCCATTTGCTCTAGAGGAAATAAAAGGTCCGAAAACAAAATAGCAGCATCAAAGTTAAAATCGTTGATTGGCCCCATTGTGATTTCACAAGCAAGCTTTGGATCCTTACACATTGTCATGAAGTCAGAATCTTTTTTGATGTTCTGATAATGAGAGTGGTAACGGCCTGCCTGGCGCATGAACCACACCGGCACTTGAGTTTTGTTGTCAGCTGTCTTTAAACGATCATTGAATAATCCCATTTCTTAATCCTTAATATCTATTGAACAATTAATTTATAACCAATACTTCTTATACTTTGAATTTCTAAACTCTTTTTCGAATCAGTCTCACACCATTTACGAAGCTTAACGATATAGTTATCAACTGTTCTGTTTGATGGAAATTTATCTTCCCCCCAAATCTTTTCAATAATCTCTTCGCGGTCAACAGCTTCATTTTTCTTTGTGTAGAGTAATTCTAAAATCGCGCACTCTTTTTGAGACAGCGATAAAATATCACCTTGAGCATCCTGAACTTCATAACGCTTAAACCAGATCTTTAAAGGACCGTGGTTAATCTCTTCAGGAAGTTTGCTAATCTCACTTTGAGACGAAAGGATTCTATTTAATCTTAAAATCAATTCCTTCAAAGCAAACGGCTTTGTAATATAGTCGTCAGCTCCAATTTCCAATCCTTCCACTTTCGTTTCCGGATCATTCAGCGCTGATAAAAATAGCAACACAAAATCTTTTCTTATTTTTCTAAATTCGCGGGCCAGGTCAAGTCCATTGCCATCAGGCAAACCGATATCCATTAAAATGACACCCGGTTTTTGTGAAGCAAAAAGCTCACGAGCAGTTTTAGCGTCCTTTGCCCAAAAACATCCATGCCCTAAACCTTTCAGGTATTCAGACAGGGTTATCCCTAAATTTTCTTCATCTTCAACAATGAGGATATTAAGCATTGATTTCCTCACTACGTTTAAATGTTAAATCAAACTGCAATCCACCGGCACGGGGAGTGACTGTTAAATCACCATCCATCTTCTCCAGAAGTTTCTGACTTAAATAAAGTCCGATTCCAGATCCCTTCGTTGAGTTGTGCTTGTAAAAAATCGTCCCAAGTTTTTCAAGTTCACCTTTAAACTCACCATGATCAAAATAAGAAAATTTAAGAACTTTCTTATCTTCAGTGATTTTAATTTGAATCTTCTTACTTGTTGTATGAATTCGAGTGTTCTCTAAAAGATTTTTCATAATCAACTGTAGGGCGAATTCATCCACTTCAATTGACCCCAGCGTATCATTAGCGATAATTTCCACTTCATGATCAGGAACCCAGGTCTTAGCAAGTTTCTTGATGAAAGGAACTAATGATAGGGAAGTGAGATTTAATTCACCACCGCGCTCAATTCTAGACAACTGCAGGATTTTATCCATTTGAGTTTCAAGTTTGGCCGTATCATCAATCAATCTTCCAATTAATTTATCTAAAGTCGGATCATTCTTTGATTCTAGAATTTCGTTGATCACTTCACCTTGAAGCCTGATGCTCGCTAGCGGAGTTTTTAATTCATGAGTAAGTGAAGCAAAAAACGCCTGAAGCGATTTTGTCTTCCCTTGGTCTTTTAAATAAAGAATTAAAAGCGAAAATGAAAGCAGCATAAGCAATACGAGAAAGCTTCCACCTTCCCATGCCAGCATTTTTGTAATTCTTGGACGATCCGCGTGTCCTAAAAAACTCTCAAAGTTGATCATGACATAAACCCACCACGCACCAATCAAAAGCAGAACTCCCGCCCACAAAAGTGAGAGCGTAAAGAGCATCTTCGATGAATTGTTAAATGGGTTCTTCTTAATCATTATAGTTTGAAGTCCAGTCTCTTCGCCAGATCTGCCACAACACTATCATCGTGAGCTAAACTCACAAATCCAACTTCGTAAGCATTTGGTGCCAGATAAATCCCGCGCTCTAACATCACTTCAAAAAGCTTATTAAAGTTTTCTGTAAGGTTTGCTGGAATATCAGAGATCTTTGTTACGTTATCTTTTGGAACAATCCAAAATAGTGAAGAGTATGTTGTCACTTGGAACATTGCGAATTCACCATTGTTATATGACTTCATCCAGTTCGTAAGTAATGTCGTAATCTTTTTTGTTTGCTCTTCAATTTTTTTATAAGCTTCAGGAGTCATCTGCTTTAATGTTGAAAGACCACCAACCATTGCTAGTGGGTTAGCTGACAACGTTCCCGCTTGGTAAACTTTTCCAATGGGAGCAAGGTGTTCCATAATAAACTTAGAAGCTCCAATCGCTCCCACTGGTAAACCACCACCGATGATTTTTCCAAGAGTCACGATATCAGGTTTAATCCCTGTCACTTCTGCCATTCCACCGAAAGCAACACGGAAACCAGAAATAACTTCATCAAAAATTAAAAGTGATTTGTTCGCTGTCGTAATATCGCGAAGGAATTGTAAAAATTCTTTCGGTTGAACCATCAGACCATTGTTAGCTGGAAGAGGCTCGATAATGATGGCCGCGATTTGATCTTTGTGATCAATAAAGCATTGTTTTAATCCGGCGATGTCGCCAAGTTCTAAAATCAGTGTATCGTGAGCAACACCTTCTGGAACACCAGCAGATGAAGCTTCAGCTTCTCCAGCAAGACCAGATCCAGCTTTAATCAGCATTGAATCAACGTGCCCGTGGTAGCAGCCATTGAACTTAATAATTTTGTTTCTTCCTGTTACTCCACGAGCAAGGCGAAGCGCTGTCATAACAGCTTCAGTCCCAGAGTTCACAAAACGAAGTTGCTCAACGTGAGGCAGGCGAGAGATCAGGTATTCAGCAAGCTCTAATGAATAAGGCTCGCATGCTCCGTAACTCCATCCACGAGTTAATCCTTCTTGAAGAGCTTTTTCAACGATAGGATTTCTATGTCCTAAAATCATCGGTCCAAAACTCATACAAAAGTCGACATAACTTTTATCTTCAACGTCGTAAATATAGGCACCTTCAGCGCGCTTAAAAAAGCGGGGAGTGCTTGTTAATCCCTTAAAGCTTCTAACCGGCGAGTGAACTCCACCTGGAACAAGCGTTTTAGATTTTGTAAAAAGATCAGTTTGAATATTGCTCATATGTAATCCTTAAGATTGGGTCCATGACTTGAACTCTTCCATTCCGGCCATCGGAAAGACTTCAATGCCATTTGATTTAAATAAGTCGTATGTTTTTCCAATTCCACAAGCGTGAAATTTAGATTTAATTTCCGGAAAACGATTCACGTAAGCTTCGTATTGGAAAAAACTTGTCCAATAAAAAACTTCAGTCTTTAAAATTTCAGATTTAAATTCTTCTGAAACAGTTTCGTTAATTTCTCTTTTATAACAAGCAATCACTTCAGCATCAGTTAAAGTACTTTTCGCTTCATCATTAGATAAAACAATTAAAGGTGCTTTAGTGTCGACCATTAAAGAAACCGCATGAGAGGCACGAAGGTTTTGAACTTCTTCATCACCAATAGCGTCTGCAGTCGCATTTACCCAGTACCCAAGAGCGGCCAGGTCTTTCATGGTTTTTGTTCCTGCGGCCCAAACAGACCCAGGGTTACTTCCAGAAATAGCGTCCAGGCAGTACTTACTTGTAATATAAAGATTAAGCCCCTGATCTAATGTCACTTGAATATTCTTTTTAGAAATCAATTCATCATTAGTAGGGTGCCCGTTAAAAACTTTTGGAGCAGTAAAAAAAGCAGGGAGGTTACGTCCTTCAAGTTCAATAAATGAAATTTCTACTCCATCCAGATTTCCATGATGGTTATGAAGGAAGAATTCACCTTTCGCACTTTCAAGTTTACGAACATTTATTCCAACAGCAAGGTGACATCCACCTCCGTATTCATTAAATGCTTTTCTCTCACGGGCCACTTCTTCTTTTGTTTTTTGATCGATCATAAGCGCAAGCTTTCTATGAAGCTCACCACCATCAGAGCGCTCAGATTTTGTTTCAATCGCTAAAGCTCCCTGAGAAGCTGACGAAGTGAACACCGATTGTGGAAGAATCATAAAGTTGATTCCATCCAGAAGTCTTTTTAACTCCTCTAATGAAGAAGGAGTCAGAGCAAGTCTTTCAATCCCGGGAAGAGCTAAAGTAATCGCATCGTATTCACCATCTCTTAGTTTCTGAATACGTGTATTGATATTTCCACGAAGCATTTTTGTTTTAACAACAGCGTTTTTTCCTTTCGGTAAAAACTCAGCAAGATTTTTTTCAAGGTTTACAACTCGTCTTGGTGACGATGTCCCAACGATAAACTCTGTTCTGTTTTTAATTGTAGGAATGGTTTCGTTTTTAATGAGTAAAATATCGTGAGCAAAAGTTCTTTTTGTAACGGCCGCAAGAGTGATGCCTTCAGGGCGAATAGATCCTAAGTCTTTATATGAGTGAACAACAAGATCCACTTCACCTTTAAGGAGTGCTTCATCCAATTCTTTAGTGAAGAAGTTATTTCCTTCCATCTGCCAAAGAGGTTGAGAGGTTTGAATATCGCCTTGAGTTTTAATCGTGACTAACTCGAAAGTGTCGCCAGTGATTTTTTCTAATTGATCTTTAACTTGTCCGCATTGAGTAAGTGCCAGAAGGCTTCCGCGGGTTCCGATTTTATAATGAGTAGGCAAAATGTAACTCCTCCCAATCAAATGGTGTGCTGGATAAAATAGGTGTTCCGCGCTTTTGCGCTAAGTGAAGAATGGCATTCTTCGCTTTATTCACCTTTTCCATCTTTTCGATATTGAGCTTCGCACTTTGTCTGAAAATATCTTCCAGACGAAGGACGCCGTCTCTTTCTGTGAGATTAGTTTCTATCACAGAGGGAGAGCCTAGATCAATAAAGAGCTTCATTTGTTGAGTCAGAGTTTCAAGAAAATTGAGACCGAAAAACTTTGAAAAGAAAATATCATCGAATAAAACGTCGTTTGCACCAATAGTATTTACGATAAAAGGAAACTTCGCATACGTGTCTTTGTCGCCCCAGCCAATAGCTTCCAGGCCGTATGCTGCACTAAGCTCAGCAACGCGTTCGTTGTTTCTAGCAGAGATGAAAACATTATGTTTTTTCTTAAGCAGTTTAATTAAGTCTTCAGCAAGAGTCCCAGATCCTAAAACAAGAACATCGCCATCGTTAACAGCGCTGTGAATTAGTTTTCTAGCGATCCCTGCGTAAGTAAGCTGACCAATCTCAGTTAAATGATCAGTGCGGACTTTTTTATTGTCCTGGAAAAGTTTTTCCAGAATCGACATGACATGTGTATTTCTCTCAGGAGTCTTTAAAAATTCCTGATAAGCATCTTTAAATTGACCGACCACTTCATACTCAGCAACAACTTCCGAACGAAGCCCACAAATTGTTTCAAGTAAAAAAACGTAAGCATCCTGTCCTTCGAAAATATCTGTAATGACATCTTCTCTAAGAGCATTATCTCTTAAATGTAAAAACGGAGCTTCACCAACGCCCATAATTAGGGTACGCTGGCACGTCTTCAATACGAACACGTCACCCTTAGATGGGTTAGCATGCGAATTGGCCTTGAGGTTAATGACGGTTAAATTTTTAATCATAAGTCTTAACTAGTTATAACTCCCGCTACACGCCGATTTGTCATAAAAGTGTAGGTTTTATCATTTTTTATTATCAGAATTTTTGTGTTATTGTTTGGGCCTATGAACATATTTCAGAGAATCAGTTACCCCTTAAAGCAGGCTTTTTTAGCCTTTGATAGGAAAGTAGACGGATCTATTAGTTTTTTCGTGAAACATTACGGTAAAAGCAAATTTATGATCGCCATGTCTAAGAAGGCCCAGTATCTGGGTCTCGAAAAACTTTGGTATAAAGGACCGAAGGCCTTCGTATATTTCTTTTTGTTTTATTTAGTGCGTGACACCATTCTTTATATTCTTATTCCGATCTTTTTTGCCCGTATAGCTACAAATTAATTTTGTCAGTCTATTCAAACAGTTCTATTCTTTAACGTATTTTATTTTTTTGGTTCATTCCAACGGGAGAAGTCATGGAATTAATGTTCAGTCCTAAAGAAATTTTAAATAGAGGTATCGGTCTTACTTTTGACGATGTTCTACTAGTGCCAAGATACTCAGAAATTTCTTCAAGAAAGCACCCAGTGCTTAAAACACAAATTACAAAAAACTTTACGATCGACCTGCCGGTGATTACGGCCAATATGGATACGATTACTGAAACAGAAATGGCCTGTGCAATGGCGCAAATGGGAGGGATTGGATCTCTTCACCGTTTCATGACAGAAGCTGAACAAGTGGCGATGGTAAAAAACATCCAAGCTTATATGAAAGAAAAAAATCTTAAGACTCCAATCGCTGCAAGCATTGGTGTGAAAGAAGAAGGGATGAAACGTGCTGATCTTCTGGTTGAAGCAGGTGTTCAGATCATCACTTTAGATATCGCTCACGGCGACTCTATAATGATGCTGGAAACTCTGGACTACTTAAAAAGAAGATTCCCACAAGTCGATGTTATCGCCGGAAACGTTGCAACAGCTGACGGAGTAAAACGCATGATCGACCGCGGAGCTGACGCTGTAAAAGTTGGTATCGGGCCCGGATCAATGTGTACGACAAGAATCATCACAGGACATGGTGTTCCTCAGCTTTCAGCAATCGCTCTTGCGGTTTCAGTTGCAAGCAAACACGGAATCCCGGTTATCGCTGATGGTGGATTAAAAAATTCTGGAGATATCGTAAAAGCACTTTGTGCTGGAGCTTCTTCTGTAATGGTTGGATCACTAGTCTCAGGAACTCTTGAAACTCCAGGTGAGTTAAAAGGTGGAATGAAACAATATAGAGGAATGGCATCAAAGGCCGCTCAAGTTTCATGGAGAGGGGACATGCCTCAAGGTATGGCCGCTGAAGGTGAATCAACTCAAATCCCATGCAAAGGATCAGTAACAAATGTTATTGAAGAATTAATGGGAGGACTTCGTTCTGGTATGACTTATATTGGTGTAGATAATATCGCAGCAATGTCTGAAGCAGGACTTTTCATTCAGATGACGGCATCTGGAATGAGTGAATCTAAACCTCACGGAGTTCGCTAGTCATGGATATTTCCAAGCTGATTAAACTTTCAAAAATGGGAGGCTTTTTTGGAGGCATTCCCAATTTCTTTGATAACTTCAAAGAGATGGAAGAAATCGTTTTAAGCTATCCAAAATTAAAAGATCGTTTAGGAAATAAAGAAGACGATACTGAAAAAGCATTAAAATGCTTAAAAGAAATCAGATCGGAGTTATCACTTCCTTTTCTAAAAGGTTTTGAGAAATTTTTAGATGCTTCGCTAGGACAAATCTACGACGGAATTAATTTCAACG
Coding sequences within it:
- the guaB gene encoding IMP dehydrogenase; the encoded protein is MELMFSPKEILNRGIGLTFDDVLLVPRYSEISSRKHPVLKTQITKNFTIDLPVITANMDTITETEMACAMAQMGGIGSLHRFMTEAEQVAMVKNIQAYMKEKNLKTPIAASIGVKEEGMKRADLLVEAGVQIITLDIAHGDSIMMLETLDYLKRRFPQVDVIAGNVATADGVKRMIDRGADAVKVGIGPGSMCTTRIITGHGVPQLSAIALAVSVASKHGIPVIADGGLKNSGDIVKALCAGASSVMVGSLVSGTLETPGELKGGMKQYRGMASKAAQVSWRGDMPQGMAAEGESTQIPCKGSVTNVIEELMGGLRSGMTYIGVDNIAAMSEAGLFIQMTASGMSESKPHGVR